GTAGCTACTCTTGCTATCGCGTGGGGCAGTGGATGTCATTTGCGGGCAGCGAAGGGCAATCGGTGGGCAATTTGCACTTTGCTGGGGAGCATTGCTCGGTGGTGGCGCAAGGCTTTATGGAAGGGGCTTGCGAGAGTGGCGAACGGGTGGCGCGGATGGCGTTGGCACTGGTGCCGTTTGCGGAACGGCTGGCTTGAATACTTTTGACTTCTTTTCAAAGTACAGAAGCAAGAAGCCCTCACCCCCAGCCCCTCTCCCAAAATTGGGAGAGGGGAGGTCATATCAATTCTCTAAGTGAGAGTTACAAAATCCCACCGCCTACGGCTCCTCCCCTTTGCAAGGGGAGGTTGGGAGGGGTGAATCTGTAGCGATTAAGAAGTGAGTTGGGATTAGAAGGGAATTTGTTTCTCTTGGTTCTGAGATTTTTGCTAAAGACCCAGGAATGGCTTGATGAGCGGCAGCAGTTTGGTGCAGGCTTCGACAAATTGAGTGGCAGTGGGCAATTGAGCCGCCATGCCTTGCAGAACGCGAATGGCTTTTTGGGCTGTTTTCTGTGCGGTTCCGGCTTGCGGTTCTTTGCCTGCTTCTGCTAAGTCTTTGATGGGTTCTAGGGCTTCGGCTTTTTCTTCGGGGTTTAGATTGCTGTCTGTTTCAATTGCGGTTTGCAGTTGGGTGAGTAGTTCTTTGATGCCGGGTTGATTGGGGTCAGTAGAGGTGGGTAATTGCTGGATAGTTTTGCTGACGGTGCCGCTGATCGTGCTGTAGTCGCCTAGGGCGTTGCCAAAGATGTCGCCTTGATTGTTGCTGAACTCGATTTTGCGGCTGGAGTCTGTGCTTTCGTTCATAGATTTACTCTCTGCGGTGGCGTTGACATCGATAGTGACGGGGCGGTTTGCTAATAGGCTGGCAATGTCTTTGAGATTGGCGCTTTGTTCTCGGTAGACAGTGATCAGGTCATCCTTGCCTTTTAGTTCAGCTTGATATTTGGCTTCTAAGGCTTTAAGAGAAATCTCGTAATTCTGATTGAATTCGCTGTGAAGTCTGGCTTTGTCGGCATTGGGTGGAGCGTTGACTTTGACGACTACGACGCCATCGCCTTTGTTTTCGATACTTTGGATCGAGAGTTCGGTGCCTTCGTTATCCAGAACGAGATTGTTGAAAGAGTAAGTGAAGGCTTTCCAGTCGATGCCGTTTCTGAAGATCAGGTCAACAGTGCTCAGGACTTCTTGAAAGAGTTTGGTGAATTCGCCAGGGGCAAAGTTGCCGCTGCTGGGGCGGCGTTCGCGTTGGTTGTTGAGCAGGTAAACGTATTCGCAAATTGCACCGTCGAGTTGTGTGGTGCTGTCGATGTTCCAGGCTTCGAGGCAAGTACCAGTAAGTTTGGCTTGATCAAAGTTTGCATTCAAGGCTTGTGTTTTGGTGAGATTTGCTCGTTCTAAGTTTGCGTTTTGTAGGATTGCACCACTAATATCGGCTTCGGTTAGGTCGGCATTGCTGAGGTCTGCACCCGTTAAATTTGCACCTTTAAGGTTGTCGCCAATAAAAGCTTTATTTTTACCATTACCTGTAACAAGTAAGCCTCGTACAGCAGGCTCAAGTAAGATAGTGCCGCCCACTCTGGCTCGATCTAGCCTAATACTCCGAGACCAGCAAGTACGAATCACAGTTGCCTTTCTGAAGTCTGTGCTCCTAAGAATTGCTTGAGCAAAGTTGGCATCAGTCAAATCGGCATTGCGAAAGCTTGTGCCCCCAATTGCAGCACAAGCGACAGCAATTCTCCGCACTAAAGCAAACTTCTCGTCGCCTGCTAAAGCGCGCCAGGCGATGTAGGCGGTTGATAATTTGCCTGCGACTACGCCTGTGAATCCGCCTGCGACTGCGACTGTCAATGTGCCTGCGCCTGCGACTGCGACTACGCCTACAACTGCGCCTGCGCCTGCGACTACGCCTATGATTGCGTCTGCGCCTGCGCCTGCGCCTATGATTGCGTCTGCGACTACGCCTGTGAATGCGATTGCGATTGCGACTGCGACTGCACCTGTGAATCCGACTGCGACTCCGACTGTGCCTGTGCCTGCGCCTGCAGCTGCGACTGCGACTGCGACTGCGACTGCGACTGCGACTGCGACTGCGACTGCGACTGTAATAACGCCTAAAGCTACTTCCAGCCCTCGACGAATTATGACAATCGAGAGAACGACCATCGTTGCCAGGACAAGCACACCGGCAATGATGTTCTGCTCAGCACTAGGAAGAAGCAGATACACAACTAAGTAGCCTGCTATCGCTGAGGAGAGTGTCGATACTAATGACAAAGCTAATGAGATGAGGCTCTGACCAATGAGCCAGCGCTTTTGCACTCCTGCTCTAGCCCCTGTAAAATTTGCGACGGTTAAATTTGCTTTGGTAAAATCTGCTCCTCGGATGTCTGCATAGCTGAAGTCTGCACCCGTCAGATCTTGGCCTTTGAACGAGCGACCTCGGAGATTAGCGCGGCGGAAGTCTTCAGGCATGGAGCTGATCCGGATGCACGGGATTGACAAGGTGATAACACATCGGGAGACCCCTCCCCCAGCCCCTCCCCGGCGCGGAGAGGGGAGCCGGATTGAGTTGGCATTTCTCCCCCTTCCCTCACAGGGAAGGGGGCCGGGGGGTTAGGTCTCTACTTGTTGTCGTTACTTCCACAAGTTCCGTCCTTACTTCTGCAAGTTCTGTCCTTACTTCCACAAGTCCTGTCCCTACTCCCGAGCTTGTTGTCGTTACTTCCACAAGTCCTGTCGTTACGACAACAACTTTTGATCTTGATCTTTAAAAAAGTTCATCTGGATCAATTGGCGCTTGAGTGAGAGCAGGTGCGATGACTCTAGAGAATCTACTGAACTTGCCTGGGAGGGCATAGAGCGCTCAGTGAATCTCTGGGATCGCCTTCAGCAAGCTCTGACATCACTCGCCAAAAATCTTTGCTCAACCCTATTTACAACTGCCTAAATTAGCGCTACATTCTCACTCAGTCTCGCTGGCGAGACGTTACCTGGTGCCGTTTGTGCAACACCAGATAACTGACCCCCGTGTTGTTAACCACAACGCGAAGGCTGAGGGAAGTTTAACACCGACCAAGGCTGTTCTTTGGTTTCGCTTTCGCGGGCCATAGAGCAGGTCCGTTAGCAGACAGACTAAGGGGTCAAGAGGTCACTAATTGCCCCTTTCCATTGACCATTCGTCCCTGCCAAGGGCGAAGCATCAAGGTCAAAGTTTCAGGCAAAGCCTCAGCTTTGTGCCGAGTGCTTCACCCTAATCCAACCATCCTGATTGCGATAAAACTATGTCTTGTCAAATTCGTTGTGCCCTCTGGGATCTGATTTCCCGTGAGGTCGAATTGCCTGCGCTCAACAAACTGATTCTGCTAACGATCGCCAACTACACCGAACCCTACCGCAGCAAAACCCCGGTGCCCATCTCCCTAATTGTGCGCGACACCCGCATCCAAGAATCCGACCTGCGCAAGTTCTTCACCAGCCTCGAAAGCGGTCACTGGATCGAGAAAACTTTAGTGCCTAATAGCGAAGGTCGGCCCCCAGTTACCGTCTACCATCTCGCCCCTCGCCTACTCCGCGCCGCCCAAGCCAAACCGACCGACTAGACACCTGAGTTTGTACCCAACTTAAAACTCACAGGGTATCTGGATCAATATTCAGTTCTCGCAGTTTCGCCGCTAAACGCTGGGCTCTCTGGGCCTCCTCAGAATGAGTCAGTAGAGTTACGCCAGTTGCCGGATTGTGAAAGCGCAACTCGCCCGTTGGCAGCAGGCGTAACTCTAAATTCAACACCTCACTAAACAGCGAGAGCATTCCATCCGGCAACTCCGTCCCAGCCATTGGCCAGTAGTTCTCGCCAGCTAAGCGCAAACCCTTGAGCCGAGGGCTGAGGTAGTCGCCCGTGGGGTCATATTGCCAATACTCGCGCACTCCTAAGTACGCATAGAGCCCCTTCTTAGTGCCTTGGTCCTCACTGACAGTACTCTTAGAGGTAATTTCCAGAATGAAATCAGGTACCTTACCGCCTTCCTCCCAAACTCTGTAAGAAGGTCGGTCTCGCTGCTCTGCCCCAAGCACTACGAACACATCTGGCGCTACTACAGCAGCAGCATTCCCCTGCTCATAGTAGAGAAACAGATTGCCGGACACATACACCTCCGGCTGACTTTGGAAGTGAATCCGCAGCACTTCAACCGCATAGGTCAAGTAATTGCGCTGGAAGTCGCTCTCAGCCATAGGCTTACCATCGTCGCTAGGATACTCAACAGGATTTGAGCGGTGGCTTGGCGAAACCGTCACTGAGAACGCCCTCCAGCAGTAGGGTTAGAACCAAAACGCAATTGTTAGCTTACGCCGTTGCTGCTTCAGCCGTTGGCCGTTCCTGGCTTGAGCCTTGCGTGCTCAGTTGAATCAGCTCAACTTTGTAGCCATCAGGATCTTCCACAAACGCGATCACCGTCGAGCCATGCTTCATTGGCCCCGGTTCACGGGTAACTTTGCCGCCCTTAGCCCGAATCGCTTCGCAAGTTGCGTAAATATCATCCACGCCCAAGGCAATGTGACCGTAAGCATCACCCAGGTTGTAGGAGTCGCGGTCCCAGTTATAGGTCAGCTCAATCACCGTATTGTCTGACTCATCGCCATAACCTACAAAAGCCAGCGTAAACTCGCCACTGGGGTAGTCCTTCTTGCGCAGGAGTTGCATCCCCAGAACATTGCAATAGAAATCTAATGATTTGTCCAGGTTGCCAACCCGGAGCATGGTGTGGAGCATTCGCATCTCTGACACTCTTAAGCGCTTCCTCTTTAGTGTACGTAGAAATCTAGTTCAGGAGTACCCACACATAGCGGCGTCTTGTGCATCCAACCAATGAAACAACGAAAATCAGTAGAGTCTTGAATGAGAACCTGATTAAAAAAGACGGCCTTTCCTATTACTAACCGTCTTGTAAATAACCAAGCGTCTTATATATAAACTCTAGAACCTAAAAAACCTTAAAAAGCGGGTATTAGGGGTCTAGAGATATTCTGGGGTCAATCCCATGTCCCTCACCCTTACCAATCTAGAACAGGTGCAAAAAGAGCATTCGGATTGGCGATTAGAGCTGGTCGATGGGAACATCATTGCTATGGGACCGTGTGATGATACCTCGAGCGAGATTGGTATAGAGTTTGCCGCACAACTCCGTAATTGGGTTAAGCCTTGCAGACTCGGGCGAGTATATGACTCTAGCGGTGGCTTCATTCTGCCGAATACAGACCTACGTGCCCCTGATGTCTCCTTTGTTTTGGCAGAGCGAATCAAGCGCGGCAATCGTAATTTTGTACAACTAGTGCCGGATTTAGTGTAGAGATCAAATTCAAGACCGACCGCATTCCAGCTCTGTACCAGAAAATTCAGGACTCCCTACAAATGGGAGCACAAGTCGGCATTCTCATTGACCCAGACAAGCTAAGCGTGACCATTTATCGCCCTGTAGGTACGCCTACCCTGGTGCAGAACGATGATGTCCTCACCTTGCCTGAATTGCTCCCCAGTTGAGAACTGCTGATTTTTGAACTCTGGCCCCCCGTGTTCGAATAAAGTCTGAGGGACAAGAACTCAGAGACAGGACCAGCTTGATCCCCTGTCTATTTAGCGCTTCCACTTAAATAAACTCCAAGGCAACCCTGGAGCTAACTCCGGAAAGTAGTAAACAAGTTGGATCATTTAGGTAAAATCTTTAGGTTTCATACCCCATGCCACAGAAGCTCTGCTCTAAGATGCTTGGGGGCAAATTGCTTATTGACTTGTCAACTCCTGTCCAATACCTAAAGAGGTCCGCGCAGCATGTTCAACGGTGCAGGCAGCACAATTGAGGCCATCCAGGCTAGAGAAATCCTGGACTCGCGGGGAAGACCCACGATTGAGGCAGAAGTCTATCTCGCCAATGACATTGTGGGGATCGCTCAAGTTCCGAGTGGTGCCTCGACCGGCAGTTTTGAAGCTCACGAGTTACGGGATGGTGACAAGAGCCGTTACAGTGGCAAAGGCGTTCTGCAAGCCGTTAAGAACGTCGAAGAAGTGATTGCTCCTGCCCTTCAAGATTTTGATGTGCTCCATCAAGAGCAACTCGACCGGCGCATGATCTCCCTCGACGGCACCCCCAACAAATCCAACCTGGGTGCAAATGCCATCCTTGCCGTTTCCCTGGCCGCAGCCAAAGCAGGCGCGCTCACGCTGGATCTTCCCTTATATCGCTACCTCGGCGGTCCATTGGCCAACCTGCTGCCAGTGCCCCTGATGAACGTGATCAACGGCGGCTCTCACGCCGACAACAACGTTGATATCCAAGAGTTCATGATTGTGCCGGTTGGCGCACCCAGTTTCAAAGAAGCACTACGCTACGGCGCTGAAGTTTTTGCTTCCTTGCACGATGTGCTTAAGGCCAAAGGTCTCCTGAGCGGTGTGGGCGATGAAGGCGGCTTTGCACCCAACTTGGGATCAAACCGAGAAGCGCTAGATCTCTTGCTGACCGCAATTGAGAAGGCTGGCTATAAACCCGGTGAACAAGTCGCTCTAGCTCTGGATGTCGCCGCCACTGAGTTCTACAAAGATGGCAGCTACACCTACGATGGCGCCCCTCACACACCTGCTGAGACGATCAGCTATCTCTCAGAGTTAGTGAGCAGCTACCCCATTGTCTCAATTGAAGATGGCCTGTCAGAAGATGACTGGGAGAGCTGGAAATCGCTGACCAACGCCATCGGCGATCGCGTGCAACTGGTGGGCGATGACCTGTTTGTGACCAATAAGGTTCGCCTGCAACAGGGCATCGAATCGGGTGCAGCCAACTCGATTCTGGTCAAGCTCAATCAGATTGGTTCGCTCACCGAAACCCTAGAGACTGTAGACCTGGCAACTCGCAGCCGCTACCGCTCGATCATCAGCCACCGCTCTGGCGAAACCGAAGACACCACGATTGCCGATTTGGCCGTCGCCACTCGTGCGGGTCAAATCAAGACTGGCTCGCTCTGCCGCAGCGAACGAGTTGCCAAATATAATCGCCTCCTGCGGATCGAAGACGAGCTGGGTGAGCAGGCCGTGTACGCGGGTGCAGTCGGACTCGGCCCGAAGCTGGTATAGTCCCGCTGTTGTTTGCACTCAACCCCTGTGGATCCTGAGGCTTCCTCCCTAGAGCTGGCGAAAACCCTGCGTGCTGTGCTCCGTTTAGGCGTGCTGATGTTGCGGGGTGGTTCGTCCAGCTTTCGGGTCGAGCAAGCCATGTCCCGTTCAGCGCAAGCAATGGGTGTTGAGCGGCTCGATGCTTACGTTACGCCCACGGGCATTATTGCCTCGGCCTATCAAGCCCAAGCCCATCAAACCCAGATCGCTCGGGTACGCGGCCTAGGTGTGGATATGAACCGCATCAGCATCCTGGAGTTCTTGGCGCTGCACATGCCACCGGCCTTTGAGCCGGAGCTGTTGGAGACGATGCTCGACAACGTGGAGCAACTGCCGCCGGTCTACCCGCCAGTGGTTCTGATCCCAGCGGTGGCTATTGCCTGTGGTGTGTTTGCAATTATCCAGGGCGGCAGTTGGCTGGAGTTTGCAGCCGCTGCCTCAGGTGCTGGTGCGGCCCAGTCGGTACGCCTACGCCTGCAAGCTGCTAAGTTCAACCCGATTCCGATTACGGTTGTTTGCGCGGCCATTGCCACAGCGATTAGTTATCCTCTGGTCCTGGCTCTGGGTCTGTTGGCCACGAAGCTCGGGCTTGGTGCGGTTGTGCCCCGGTTGGCGGTCATTTCTTCGGTCCTGCTGTTGGTACCGGGTATGCCACTAGTAACGGCGATGCTCGACCTGACACGACTAGATCTGGTTTCTGGTGTAACTCGCTTCGTTTACGCGTTGCTACTGCTGATCAGTATCGGCATTGGTATTTTGCTGGTCCTGGGTTGGACTGGCTTCACAATTGTGTAGCAGGTGCAAGCCAATGGCCCTCAATCTGAATACAGTGCTGGTTCAGGCATTGCTGGGCTTTGTTTCTACAGCCGGCTTTGCCATTCTGTTCAACGTGCCGCGTCGAGCTTTGCTGATCTGTGCGCTGATTGGCACCCTGGGACATGGGTTGCGCTTCGTGTTGATTAGTCTAGGGGTTGTGCCTGAGGTTGCAACCTTTTGCGGGTCTCTCTGCGTGGGACTGGTCGGTGCTTGGCCTGCCCACAAGCTGAACTTACCCCGCATCGTTTTCACCGTCACCGGCATCATCGATCTGGTGCCCGGCATCCCGGCTTATCAAGTTCTGGTTTATTTCAGTCGCAATGATATTGCTGGCGGGTTAGAGAGCGCAGTCAAGGCTGGACTAATCACCGGCGCGATTGTGGCTGGCTTGAGCACGGCCCGAATTTTGACCGACCGGCAATGGAGCCGCAGCGATAGCACTCATGCCTAAATTCATGTCTAATTCTTAAAGTCAAATACCGGCTAGTCGTAAATTTGCACTAGTAGGTCACTGAGCAGAACTGGACAACTTAAACTCATCAAACTTCACCACTTCGGAGTCTGGCTTCCGTGTGTCAAAGCGGTAGCTGCTCACCGTGCCAGTGCTAGTGTCTAGGATGCTAAAGGCGGTGATGTCGTTGCTAGAGAGATAAGGCAGGGGCTGACCTTCGTCGTCTAGTAAGGGAGCCAGCGTGGGCACAACTGGCTCTAAGCCATTGGGATCGCCAGTGGCAACGTAGTTGGGGCTATCCCCCGGTGGCACAGGTCGCTTGCGAGCGCCCACGTAAGCGCCGTAACTATTGCCCACGTTCGAGGACTCCAGGAAGTTCAGGCCAGCAGGACTGACAAAGCGGTTCCAGATGTGGGTGTGACCGTAGAGGACCAGTTGTGCCCCAGCTGACTCTAGTAGCGGCACGACATCGCGGATCAAATAGTCCGCTTGCCTGGGGTACTCGTAACGGATGGCCTTGATGCTGCCGTTGGCCTCCCGCTCGATCTGCTGCACGGGGTCGGTGTAGGGTGGCACGACGTTATCGCCCAGCGAATGGGGCGGATGGTGAAACATCACCAAGCGGTACTTAGCCTGCTGAAATTCGGGGCTGTTCAGCTCCTGTGCCAGCCAGTTGTACTGCGTGCTGCCCTTAGCAATGGGTTCAAAAATCAGATGGCCATAGCCCCAACGCTGCGGTTGCTGCACATCTTGAGGGCGTTCCTGGTAGCGACCGGCGTAGTTGGCATGCAGGTCAGGAGTGCGCCAAATTGTCGTGGCATACAGCACCACCAGACGCACATCACCAAAACTGACCGCGTAGTAGCGCTGGTTGCCGGTCTCACTCTGGGGCAGGCTGAACAGTTCCTCGTAGCTGTCGGTGTTGAACGAATGATCCTTAAGCCAGCGCTGGTAGGCTTGCGGTTCCTGCGGTGCGGCTGGATAGATCTTGGCTGCGATTTGGCGAGGAAAGGCATCGTAAAACTGGAGATTGAGACTTTTCTCAGTTGAGAAGCGGCCCATGACCTCGTGATTGCCAATAGCGGTGAACAGAGGCGCGTGCTGAATCAGGGCTCCACCGCGATACAGAGTTTTGACGCCGTCACGCGTCAGTTCGTATTGGGCGCGTCCTTGCAAGTTGGCAAAGAAGGCATTACCGCGGTTATCGTCAAACCACTCGGAGGCTCGGTCTGGCACGTTCACCAGATCGCCTGCCAAAAACACAGCATCCACCTGGCCCACGGTTTCAACCACCTTTTGTAGGTTGGCAGGCACTAGGGGCATCAGTTGGTGGTCGGAGGTCAGCAGAATTTTGAGCGGCGTACTCGGTTTGGGTTGAGCGCTGAGGCTGAACACCTCGCTGCTCACGGCTTGCCCATCCTCCCGCACACTCGTTACTCGATAGGGCAGGCGCACACCTGAGTTCAAGCCGGTCACCTCCGCCTCGTGTCGCCACACTGGACGCTCAACGGGTTGGCTGTAAACCTGGTCAGACTGGTTCTGCTCACCTACCTTCGAGTTCTGGTCCTCGCGGCTGCGGCTGAGCTGACGAGTTGTCGCCTTGGCAGTTTGTTCGAGCTTGGGGCCATAAGCCACGTTGTGCGTCGAGCCTGCAAACTCAGTGAACCAGACCACCCGGACTGAGTTGGTGTTGGGTAGTTGCAGGAAGGGATCGCTCAGCAGTTGGGGGCCGGGAGCATTTTGGGCCTGGGTCATCGCGCTTAAGCAAACCACAGTCAGCAGGACGGCTACCAGTATGGCGCGTCGGGTCCAAGGGTGGAACAGTTGCATGAGGCTGCGAGTGGAATACAAACGCGAGAGACGCAGACTTCTGGTAAAAGTTCGCCGATTTTTAAAGTCTGCCAACTTGGTTTAGGTAGCCCTAACCCTTAGGCCACAAGTTTTTACTGTCCTGTCTAGGCCGACTCCAGTTGAGGCTGTTTTTGCTCTCCTAGCAGGTGGCTGATCCCTTGCTTCACAAAGCCTTGCAGAAAGGCGGTGCGCTGATTTTGCGCGAACAACTCTTGCAATTTCTGGCCCAGAGTTCGCTCCGTGCAGTCCTGCTCTTGCTCCAGACAGGTCATAAAAGACAAGGCACCTAGATGGCTGAGATAGGCGGCACTCAGCCCTTGCATGACACCACCGACTGCATAGGTTGCCACGTTGCTCTTGAGCAAGGCACTGATGCCCTGAGTCGAGAGTTCGACTAAGCCCAGCTTCAGCATCAGCACACCTAAAGTCTTAGCCAACGGTTGTGCTTGCTGCAAACTCAAGGGCCGCTCGTAAATCGCGGCGATCTCCAGCAACATCTGAGCGTTGATCGCGGCAGTTGCCAACAAATCCAGGCCCGGCAATGGATTGGCGAACACCGCAGCGGCGGTTAACCACTGGTAGCGCTCAATCACAACTTGAGCTTGGCTACGACGAACCTGATTAAGACGATCTTGGGCCGTCAGCCGTAAGCTCTGGGCCTGCTGCAAGGCATTGCCTAGCTTCAGACGTTCGCTCTCCTGGCTCAGCAAGGGGGCCAGATAGGTTTGCAGTGTTGCAATTTCAGGCTTGGCTTCTTCAAACCACTCTCGCACCGAGCCATCAGCGTGATGCTGGCGAACCTTAACTGGATTGGGAGCTGCTGCAACGCTGACCACAGTCTGGACCGATGGCAGAGTTTGGCTGAGCTCGCGCAAATGCGCTAAAACCTCGTCCTGGTCGGCAGGCTGGTAGCGGTCGCTCTGGTTAAGAACTAGTACCGTTGGTCGATTACCAGCGCTCAAATCATTTAGGCGTTGAAATTCACTTGCGCTCAGGTCCCCTGCGGTCACAAATAACAGCAGGTCGGGACTTGGTATGGAAATTGGCGTAGTCTCTGTCGTTTCTTCCAGCCAAGCGACCCCCTGGCTATTTGGAGCCAGGGCGGCGATTAGACTACTCTTCCCTGATTTCGCTGGACCTGCAACACCAATTCGCAACTCAGACCGCGTCAGTTCCGCTCGAATCGCGGTTGCCTGAGCGCACAGTTGCTCCGCTGTCGTGGCTTCTAACTTGTGTGCCAGAGTTTCCGCTCTGCAAACTTCCTGCTCTACAGCAGCCGTGCTGAGGACAAGGGCTCCCCCGCGCGGTACTGTCTCAGGTTTGCTGTCACGGAGCCAGAAGTAGCCTCCCAGCACCAGAGCGAGCAGGCTCAGGCTGCCCCAGATGTTGAGGATGAGATCAGAAGCAAACCAATCGCCCAACAGTGCGACCCCGCCAACCAGGACAAGGCCACTGCCGAGCCACCGACCTTGAACAAAAGGTGAGGGCGCAGGAGCAGACATAGGAGTTCAAGTTCTGTAACCCTTATTACCCCTAAATTGTAAGGGCCAAAGACTCAACTCAAGACCGGCGGCAAGGTTTCGCTAGATTCTGCCAGCAAATCAGGGTCATAGCTGTTACGCCGCTCCAGATCAGCACCTAGATTACGTAGCTTCTGTTCCAGACGGTCGTAACCCCGGTCTAAGTGATGCAATCCAGTCATCGTGGTTTCGCCCTGAGCGGCTAAGCCAGCCAACACCAAAGATGCTGAAGCTCGCAAGTCAGTCGCAACCACAGGTGCGCCCGACAGGAAGGGCACGCCCCGCACAATCGCGATGTTATTCTTCACCCGAATATCGGCGCCCATGCGATTCAGCTCAGCGAAGTGGCGCAGGCGGTTTTCGAATACTGTCTCGGTAACCACACTATTGCCCTCCGCCAATGCGAGCAGGGCCATAAACTGCGCCTGCATATCTGTGGGAAAGCCAGGGTAAGGCAGGGTTTCTAAGTCAGTTGCCAGAGAGCGTTCACCGGGGCTAATCAGCAGCCGATTGGGTGCAGTGCTACGAATGGTCGCCCCCATCGCTTGCAGCTTGGCGATCACGGCAGTGAGATGCTCCGGCACCACGCAAGACAGCTCTAGCTCAGAGCGTGTAATCGCTCCAGCCACCAAAAAAGTTCCGGCCTCAATGCGGTCTGGAATAATCGAATACTCAGCCCCATGCAGTTGAGGAACGCCTGAAATCACAATCGTGTTGGTTCCCGCTCCCTCGATCTGAGCGCCCAAAGCGCGGCAGAAGTTAGCGAGGTCGACCACTTCGGGTTCCCGAGCTGCATTTTCAATCAGCGTCTCGCCCTCTGCCAGCGTTGCAGCCATCATCAGCGTCTCGGTTGCGCCAACGCTGGGATAATCCAGGTAAATTCTGGCGCCCTGCAAGCGCTTCCCTTTCTTGACGCGAGCATGCACCAGGCCATGCTCGATCTGAACTTCTGCTCCCATGGCTTGGAGACCTCGCACATGCAGGTCCACCGGACGCGCGCCAATTGCGCAACCACCCGGCAGAGGCACCCGCGTTTCTCCCAGCCTGGCCAACAGAGGACCAATGGCAAAAAAGCTGGCACGCAACTGGCTGACTAGCTCGTAAGGCGCGTCGGCTAGCGTGATGTCCCGAGCGTCAATTTCCAGACTGCTGCCATCCCGCCGGATAGCAACGCCGAGCGTTGCCAGAATCTCCAGCATGCAGGCGACATCGACGAGGGAAGGAATATTGTGCAGTCGGCAGACCCCTGGTGCTAGCAGCGCCCCTGCTAGAATCACCAGCGCCGAATTTTTGGCTCCACTGATCGGAACACATCCTGATAGCCGAACTCCGCCTCGAATGTGCAGAACGGCCGTATTGGCTTCAGGGGAAGCAGCAGAGTCTGATAGGCTAAACAGCGACTTAATGGCTCTACCCTCGCGCGATTGCAATCTGGAGAATAGCCCAGCTCAAAACCTTAAAATTTGGCTAATTTCAGCAGGTTATGGCTAGGCAGTATCTGAATACTGAACTGAATATGACCCACTGTAGGCAACCTCACATCTAGTGATTGACAGAATTCTTTTTTTCAGGCAGGATTAAAGACTGCAATGAGTGAATGCCTAAAAGGCAAGCTTTAATACTCAAA
This genomic window from Leptolyngbya sp. FACHB-261 contains:
- a CDS encoding fibronectin type III domain-containing protein produces the protein MQLFHPWTRRAILVAVLLTVVCLSAMTQAQNAPGPQLLSDPFLQLPNTNSVRVVWFTEFAGSTHNVAYGPKLEQTAKATTRQLSRSREDQNSKVGEQNQSDQVYSQPVERPVWRHEAEVTGLNSGVRLPYRVTSVREDGQAVSSEVFSLSAQPKPSTPLKILLTSDHQLMPLVPANLQKVVETVGQVDAVFLAGDLVNVPDRASEWFDDNRGNAFFANLQGRAQYELTRDGVKTLYRGGALIQHAPLFTAIGNHEVMGRFSTEKSLNLQFYDAFPRQIAAKIYPAAPQEPQAYQRWLKDHSFNTDSYEELFSLPQSETGNQRYYAVSFGDVRLVVLYATTIWRTPDLHANYAGRYQERPQDVQQPQRWGYGHLIFEPIAKGSTQYNWLAQELNSPEFQQAKYRLVMFHHPPHSLGDNVVPPYTDPVQQIEREANGSIKAIRYEYPRQADYLIRDVVPLLESAGAQLVLYGHTHIWNRFVSPAGLNFLESSNVGNSYGAYVGARKRPVPPGDSPNYVATGDPNGLEPVVPTLAPLLDDEGQPLPYLSSNDITAFSILDTSTGTVSSYRFDTRKPDSEVVKFDEFKLSSSAQ
- a CDS encoding DUF697 domain-containing protein, giving the protein MSAPAPSPFVQGRWLGSGLVLVGGVALLGDWFASDLILNIWGSLSLLALVLGGYFWLRDSKPETVPRGGALVLSTAAVEQEVCRAETLAHKLEATTAEQLCAQATAIRAELTRSELRIGVAGPAKSGKSSLIAALAPNSQGVAWLEETTETTPISIPSPDLLLFVTAGDLSASEFQRLNDLSAGNRPTVLVLNQSDRYQPADQDEVLAHLRELSQTLPSVQTVVSVAAAPNPVKVRQHHADGSVREWFEEAKPEIATLQTYLAPLLSQESERLKLGNALQQAQSLRLTAQDRLNQVRRSQAQVVIERYQWLTAAAVFANPLPGLDLLATAAINAQMLLEIAAIYERPLSLQQAQPLAKTLGVLMLKLGLVELSTQGISALLKSNVATYAVGGVMQGLSAAYLSHLGALSFMTCLEQEQDCTERTLGQKLQELFAQNQRTAFLQGFVKQGISHLLGEQKQPQLESA
- the murA gene encoding UDP-N-acetylglucosamine 1-carboxyvinyltransferase translates to MHIRGGVRLSGCVPISGAKNSALVILAGALLAPGVCRLHNIPSLVDVACMLEILATLGVAIRRDGSSLEIDARDITLADAPYELVSQLRASFFAIGPLLARLGETRVPLPGGCAIGARPVDLHVRGLQAMGAEVQIEHGLVHARVKKGKRLQGARIYLDYPSVGATETLMMAATLAEGETLIENAAREPEVVDLANFCRALGAQIEGAGTNTIVISGVPQLHGAEYSIIPDRIEAGTFLVAGAITRSELELSCVVPEHLTAVIAKLQAMGATIRSTAPNRLLISPGERSLATDLETLPYPGFPTDMQAQFMALLALAEGNSVVTETVFENRLRHFAELNRMGADIRVKNNIAIVRGVPFLSGAPVVATDLRASASLVLAGLAAQGETTMTGLHHLDRGYDRLEQKLRNLGADLERRNSYDPDLLAESSETLPPVLS